In Firmicutes bacterium ASF500, a single genomic region encodes these proteins:
- the panT gene encoding Pantothenic acid transporter PanT: MKKKTDVRLLTELALLTAILLVMNYTPLGYLKTPWGVEITFMVIPVAVGSLILGPMAGAFLGLVFGLTSFAQCFGASALGVIMLQENPLGTFVCCVVNRVLVGLIPGLLYGRLKGSSRLRGPGLALCCFLTPALNTLLYIAGNWMIFHDTWLNVSVTTYGYTGGGGASLLIFMLGLVAVNGLAEAASGLVLGTAVCKALEKTVHRNEVRSAA; this comes from the coding sequence ATGAAAAAAAAGACCGATGTACGCCTTTTGACGGAGCTGGCCCTGCTGACGGCCATTTTGCTGGTCATGAACTACACCCCTCTGGGCTATTTAAAGACCCCCTGGGGCGTGGAGATCACCTTTATGGTCATCCCGGTGGCGGTGGGCTCCCTGATTCTGGGACCCATGGCGGGCGCGTTCCTGGGGCTGGTGTTTGGGCTGACCAGCTTCGCCCAGTGCTTCGGGGCCAGCGCCCTGGGGGTCATCATGCTTCAGGAGAACCCCTTGGGCACATTCGTGTGCTGTGTGGTCAACCGCGTGCTGGTGGGCCTGATTCCCGGACTGCTCTACGGGCGGCTCAAGGGTTCCAGCCGCCTGCGGGGCCCCGGACTGGCCCTGTGCTGTTTCCTGACTCCGGCGCTGAACACCCTGCTGTACATCGCGGGCAACTGGATGATCTTCCATGACACCTGGCTCAACGTCTCTGTCACCACCTACGGCTACACCGGCGGGGGCGGCGCCAGCCTGCTGATCTTCATGCTGGGGCTGGTGGCTGTCAACGGGCTGGCTGAGGCGGCCTCCGGCCTGGTGCTGGGCACCGCCGTGTGCAAGGCCCTGGAAAAGACTGTACATAGAAACGAGGTGCGTTCCGCGGCATGA